The Streptomyces kanamyceticus genome window below encodes:
- a CDS encoding TIGR03086 family metal-binding protein — translation MTTDTLDLGPQARLVARIADRVADERLTGPTPCPDYTVREVLGHLLHLSRAFAQAARKDLGPELDRDPGSSAPELAPGWRAELPEALDALADAWRDPAAWQGMTRAGGIDLPGEVAGLVAVDELVVHGWDLARATGQEYAPDVASLTAAKALLTPAEGGGGDDGGLFGKPVPVPDDAPLLDRVIGLSGRDPRWTPTS, via the coding sequence ATGACGACCGACACGCTCGACCTGGGGCCGCAGGCCCGCCTCGTGGCACGGATCGCCGACCGCGTCGCGGACGAGCGGCTCACCGGGCCCACCCCCTGCCCCGACTACACGGTGCGCGAGGTGCTCGGTCATCTGCTGCACCTCTCCCGCGCCTTCGCCCAGGCCGCCCGCAAGGACCTCGGACCCGAGCTCGACCGGGACCCGGGGAGCTCCGCGCCGGAGCTGGCGCCCGGCTGGCGCGCCGAGCTGCCCGAGGCGCTCGACGCCCTCGCCGACGCCTGGCGCGACCCGGCGGCCTGGCAGGGCATGACCCGCGCGGGCGGCATCGACCTGCCGGGCGAGGTCGCGGGACTCGTCGCCGTCGACGAACTCGTCGTGCACGGCTGGGACCTGGCGCGCGCCACCGGCCAGGAGTACGCGCCCGACGTGGCGAGCCTGACGGCGGCCAAGGCGCTGCTCACGCCCGCCGAGGGCGGGGGCGGGGACGACGGCGGCCTGTTCGGCAAGCCGGTCCCGGTGCCGGACGACGCCCCGCTCCTGGACCGGGTGATCGGCCTGAGCGGCCGCGACCCGCGCTGGACGCCGACGAGTTGA
- a CDS encoding ABC transporter substrate-binding protein: MRTRSRPMPRALAAAAAGTLLAPLLTGCWTGAGGTGSGGDSINVLMVNNPQMVELQKLTAAHFTKETGIEVNFTVLPENDVRDKISQDFANQAGQYDVATLSNYEIPIYARNGWLHEVGSYARQDKGYDEKDILPPMRQSLTGDDGKLYGQPFYGESSFLMYRKDVFKKAGLTMPAKPTWRQVAKLAAEVDGAQPGMKGICLRGLPGWGEVMAPLTTVVNTFGGTWFDKSWKARLDSPEFEKATRFYVDLVRKHGESGAAQSGYAECLNNLTQGKTAMWYDATAAAGSLEAAKSPVKGKIGYVPAPVERTRSSGWLYTWAWGLQKASRNPDKAWKFISWASGKEYEELVGEKIGWSNVPAGKRASTYANPAYRKEAAAFQDVTRAAIEGARPRDPGLQPRPAPGIQFVGIPEFTDLGTKVSQEISAAIAGRRSVESALNAAQELAEKISEEYEGR, encoded by the coding sequence ATGCGAACCCGGAGCCGACCCATGCCGCGCGCGCTCGCCGCGGCCGCCGCAGGGACGCTGCTCGCCCCGCTGCTCACCGGTTGCTGGACCGGCGCGGGCGGGACCGGTTCAGGCGGCGACTCCATCAACGTGCTGATGGTCAACAACCCGCAGATGGTGGAGTTGCAGAAGCTCACCGCCGCCCACTTCACCAAGGAGACGGGCATCGAGGTGAACTTCACCGTCCTGCCCGAGAACGACGTCCGCGACAAGATCAGCCAGGACTTCGCCAACCAGGCGGGGCAGTACGACGTGGCGACGCTCAGCAACTACGAGATCCCGATCTACGCCAGGAACGGCTGGCTGCACGAGGTCGGTTCGTACGCCCGCCAGGACAAGGGCTACGACGAGAAGGACATCCTGCCGCCCATGCGCCAGTCCCTGACCGGCGACGACGGCAAGCTCTACGGACAGCCCTTCTACGGAGAGTCGTCCTTCCTGATGTACCGCAAGGACGTCTTCAAGAAGGCGGGCCTGACCATGCCCGCGAAGCCCACCTGGCGGCAGGTGGCGAAGCTCGCCGCCGAGGTGGACGGCGCGCAGCCGGGGATGAAGGGCATCTGTCTGCGCGGGCTGCCAGGCTGGGGCGAGGTGATGGCCCCGCTGACGACCGTGGTGAACACCTTCGGAGGCACCTGGTTCGACAAGAGCTGGAAGGCACGGCTCGACTCCCCCGAGTTCGAAAAGGCAACGCGCTTCTACGTAGACCTCGTTCGCAAGCACGGCGAGTCGGGAGCCGCCCAGTCCGGCTATGCCGAGTGCCTCAACAACCTCACCCAGGGCAAGACCGCCATGTGGTACGACGCGACGGCCGCCGCCGGATCCCTCGAGGCCGCCAAGTCCCCGGTCAAGGGCAAGATCGGCTACGTGCCCGCGCCGGTGGAGCGGACGAGGAGTTCCGGGTGGCTCTACACCTGGGCGTGGGGCCTGCAGAAGGCGTCCAGGAACCCCGACAAGGCATGGAAGTTCATCTCCTGGGCGTCCGGCAAGGAGTACGAGGAGCTGGTCGGCGAGAAGATCGGCTGGTCGAACGTGCCCGCGGGCAAGCGTGCCTCCACCTACGCGAACCCCGCCTACCGCAAGGAAGCCGCCGCCTTCCAGGACGTCACCCGCGCCGCCATCGAGGGCGCGCGGCCCCGTGACCCGGGACTGCAGCCGCGGCCCGCGCCCGGCATCCAGTTCGTCGGCATCCCCGAGTTCACCGACCTCGGCACCAAGGTCTCCCAGGAGATCAGCGCGGCCATCGCGGGACGCCGATCCGTCGAATCGGCCCTGAACGCGGCACAGGAGCTCGCCGAGAAGATCTCCGAGGAGTACGAGGGACGATGA
- a CDS encoding PadR family transcriptional regulator yields the protein MTADRRASWFKGVLDLLVLASLTDGESYGYEIAKLLGAAGFGQIKGGTLYPVLNRLEEAGLVDAEFRATEKGPGRRYYRLTDAGRETLGEQGGLWLAFDASVRDVLAKAGVDPR from the coding sequence GTGACCGCCGACCGTCGCGCCAGCTGGTTCAAGGGCGTACTCGACCTCCTCGTGCTCGCCAGCCTCACCGACGGCGAGAGCTACGGCTACGAGATCGCCAAGCTGCTCGGCGCGGCGGGCTTCGGCCAGATCAAGGGCGGCACGCTCTACCCCGTCCTCAACCGTCTGGAGGAAGCGGGCCTGGTCGACGCGGAGTTCCGGGCGACCGAGAAGGGCCCGGGGCGCCGCTACTACCGGCTCACCGACGCGGGCCGGGAGACCCTCGGCGAACAGGGCGGCCTGTGGCTCGCCTTCGACGCATCCGTACGTGACGTCCTCGCGAAGGCGGGAGTGGATCCACGATGA
- a CDS encoding DeoR/GlpR family DNA-binding transcription regulator, which produces MTAEERQRQIVSAARHSGSVDVTALATELGVAKETVRRDLRALEDHGLVRRTHGGAYPVESAGFETTLAFRTTMHVPEKRRIAAAAAELLGEAETVFVDEGFTPQLVAEALPAAAAGRALTVVTASLATAGALAEAENITVLLLGGRVRPGTLATVDHWTTRMLAGFVIDLAYIGANGISREHGLTTPDPAVSEVKAAAIRASRRTVFLGVHTKFGASSFCRFAGVGDLDAIVTGGRLPASEAHRYSLLGPQVVRA; this is translated from the coding sequence ATGACCGCGGAAGAGCGTCAGCGGCAGATCGTCAGCGCGGCGCGCCACTCCGGCTCCGTCGACGTGACCGCGCTCGCCACCGAGCTCGGTGTCGCCAAGGAGACCGTCCGCCGCGATCTGCGGGCCCTGGAGGACCACGGCTTGGTCCGCCGCACCCACGGCGGCGCCTACCCCGTGGAGAGCGCGGGCTTCGAGACCACCCTCGCCTTCCGCACGACCATGCACGTCCCGGAGAAACGGCGCATCGCGGCCGCCGCCGCCGAGCTGCTCGGCGAGGCCGAGACGGTCTTCGTCGACGAGGGGTTCACCCCGCAGCTGGTCGCGGAGGCGCTGCCCGCGGCCGCGGCGGGCCGCGCGCTGACCGTGGTCACCGCCTCGCTCGCCACCGCGGGCGCGCTCGCCGAGGCCGAGAACATCACGGTGCTGCTGCTCGGCGGCCGGGTGCGCCCCGGCACGCTCGCCACCGTCGACCACTGGACGACCCGCATGCTGGCCGGGTTCGTCATCGACCTGGCGTACATCGGTGCCAACGGAATCTCCCGCGAGCACGGCCTCACCACGCCCGATCCGGCGGTCAGCGAGGTGAAGGCGGCGGCCATCCGGGCCTCGCGGCGCACCGTGTTCCTGGGCGTGCACACCAAGTTCGGGGCGAGCAGCTTCTGCCGGTTCGCCGGGGTCGGCGACCTCGACGCGATCGTCACGGGCGGCCGGCTGCCCGCGTCCGAAGCCCATCGGTACTCCCTGCTCGGGCCGCAGGTCGTCCGCGCCTGA
- a CDS encoding MFS transporter produces MTTTIVRVLRDRNAGLYLGAVVVSGFGTSALWLASGIWVKELTGSDGLAALCQFALWAPTLMGPLLGTLADRTRRRPLLVAANLALAALLLTLVAVDDDAGRLWILFTVLFLYGACGVVTDAAEAALVATAVDKELLGDFNGLRMSANEGMKLVAPLAGAGLFAAYGGAPVALLDAVTFVLAAGMFALLRVREAVPVRELASLRARTAEGARYLWGHERLRPLVVAGGLTMLSSGITGATVYAVVERLGHSPTYTGVLYVVQGAGSVAVGVASGALMRRFGARRFGGAGIALTALSAALTAVPNDAAVLAGSLTNGIGLPCVLIAGLTAVQRETPDALVGRVAATANTLMFTPTAIGIAAGAALVESVDIAILLPVLAGARLLIAAPLLRSWGDEGARERATSRPPSA; encoded by the coding sequence ATGACAACGACGATCGTGCGCGTCCTGCGGGACCGCAACGCGGGGCTCTATCTCGGCGCGGTGGTGGTCTCCGGCTTCGGGACCTCCGCGCTGTGGCTGGCATCGGGGATCTGGGTGAAGGAGCTGACCGGATCCGACGGGCTCGCCGCGCTCTGCCAGTTCGCGCTGTGGGCGCCCACCCTCATGGGCCCGCTGCTCGGCACGCTCGCCGACCGCACCCGCCGCAGACCGCTGCTCGTGGCCGCCAACCTCGCGCTCGCCGCACTGCTCCTGACCCTGGTCGCCGTCGACGACGACGCGGGACGGCTCTGGATCCTGTTCACGGTGCTCTTCCTCTACGGGGCGTGCGGCGTCGTCACCGACGCGGCGGAGGCCGCCCTGGTCGCGACGGCCGTCGACAAGGAGCTGCTCGGCGACTTCAACGGCCTGCGGATGTCCGCGAACGAGGGCATGAAGCTGGTGGCGCCGCTCGCGGGCGCGGGCCTGTTCGCCGCGTACGGGGGCGCCCCGGTGGCGCTCCTGGACGCCGTCACGTTCGTGCTCGCCGCCGGGATGTTCGCGCTCCTGCGAGTGCGCGAGGCCGTCCCGGTGCGTGAGCTCGCCTCGCTGCGGGCGAGGACCGCGGAGGGGGCCAGGTATCTGTGGGGGCACGAACGCCTCCGGCCGCTCGTCGTCGCGGGCGGCCTGACGATGCTGAGCTCGGGGATCACCGGCGCGACGGTCTACGCGGTCGTCGAGCGCCTCGGCCACTCCCCCACGTACACGGGCGTGCTCTACGTCGTGCAGGGCGCGGGGTCCGTCGCGGTGGGCGTGGCGTCGGGGGCGCTGATGCGGCGGTTCGGCGCGCGCCGGTTCGGCGGCGCGGGCATCGCCCTGACCGCCCTCTCCGCGGCGCTGACCGCGGTGCCGAACGACGCCGCGGTCCTCGCGGGCAGCCTCACGAACGGCATCGGACTGCCCTGCGTACTGATCGCGGGCCTCACCGCCGTACAACGCGAGACGCCCGACGCGCTCGTCGGGCGGGTGGCGGCGACCGCCAACACCCTGATGTTCACGCCCACCGCGATCGGCATCGCGGCGGGCGCGGCGCTCGTGGAGAGCGTCGACATCGCGATCCTGCTCCCGGTGCTCGCGGGGGCGCGGCTGCTGATCGCCGCGCCCCTGCTGAGGTCCTGGGGGGACGAAGGGGCCCGGGAGCGGGCTACTTCACGTCCGCCCAGCGCTTGA
- a CDS encoding HAD family acid phosphatase, translated as MRKSLRVAALATTCTVAGAVLYGTVATADQDRPRATKEPHNIGLLVGEIDAYYGATKGADGVWKSSPDSPYAKDLARIQAKAKKDIKKAARKAHHGHGEKPAIVLDVDDTALLSFDYEKSTNFTYNNDSWDAYVKAAKRPAVFGMPELVKYAKSKGVEVFFLTGLAESQRDGAVTNLAKAGYDTRLDRTHVFTKDKVNPPAYLSHCATPAAWKCDTVQFKEGTRKHIESTGYDIVGSFGDQVSDLAGGYADKTYKLPNPTYFVG; from the coding sequence ATGCGGAAGTCCCTGCGCGTGGCCGCCCTGGCCACCACCTGTACCGTCGCGGGCGCCGTCCTGTACGGCACCGTCGCCACCGCCGACCAGGACCGGCCCCGCGCCACCAAGGAGCCCCACAACATCGGCCTGCTCGTCGGCGAGATCGACGCGTACTACGGCGCGACCAAGGGTGCCGACGGCGTCTGGAAGTCCTCGCCCGACAGCCCGTACGCCAAGGATCTGGCCCGCATCCAGGCCAAGGCGAAGAAGGACATCAAGAAGGCCGCGCGCAAGGCCCACCATGGCCACGGCGAGAAGCCCGCGATCGTCCTGGACGTTGACGACACCGCGCTGCTCAGCTTCGACTACGAGAAGTCCACCAACTTCACGTACAACAACGACAGTTGGGACGCGTACGTCAAGGCGGCCAAGCGCCCCGCCGTGTTCGGCATGCCCGAACTGGTGAAGTACGCCAAGAGCAAGGGCGTCGAGGTCTTCTTCCTCACCGGGCTCGCCGAGTCGCAGCGCGATGGCGCCGTCACCAACCTCGCGAAGGCGGGGTACGACACGCGCCTCGACCGCACCCACGTCTTCACCAAGGACAAGGTGAACCCCCCGGCCTACCTGAGCCACTGCGCCACGCCCGCTGCCTGGAAGTGCGACACCGTCCAGTTCAAGGAGGGCACCCGCAAGCACATCGAGTCGACGGGCTACGACATCGTCGGCAGCTTCGGCGACCAGGTCTCCGACCTCGCGGGCGGCTACGCGGACAAGACGTACAAGCTCCCCAACCCGACGTACTTCGTGGGCTGA
- a CDS encoding NAD-dependent epimerase/dehydratase family protein: MPAPRTVLLTGAAGGLGTLMRGLLPAYGYTLRLLDMRPLPGEPDAVTADLADRDALREAVRGVDAVLHLAGISLESTFDKILKANIEGTYNLYEAAREEGVRRIVAASSNHAVGFTPRPQGEQPLVPVDTPRRPDTFYGLSKSFGEDLAQLYWDKHGIETVSVRIGSCFLEPANVRMLSVWMSPGDGARLFHAALTAEDVRHTVVYGSSANTRLWWDLSSARALGYEPRDDSEQYAEKLVAEQGELDPANPDHAHLGGHFCTNPPVWPY, encoded by the coding sequence ATGCCCGCTCCCCGCACCGTCCTGCTCACCGGCGCCGCAGGCGGCCTCGGCACCCTGATGCGTGGGCTCCTGCCGGCCTACGGCTACACGCTGCGCCTGCTCGACATGCGCCCCCTGCCCGGCGAGCCGGACGCCGTCACCGCCGACCTCGCCGACCGGGACGCGCTGCGCGAGGCCGTGCGCGGGGTCGACGCCGTGCTCCACCTCGCGGGCATCTCCCTGGAGTCCACCTTCGACAAGATCCTGAAGGCGAACATCGAAGGAACGTACAACCTCTACGAAGCCGCCCGCGAGGAGGGCGTGCGGCGGATCGTCGCCGCCTCCTCCAACCACGCGGTGGGCTTCACGCCGCGGCCCCAGGGCGAACAGCCGCTGGTCCCGGTCGACACCCCGCGCCGCCCCGACACCTTCTACGGCCTCTCCAAGTCCTTCGGCGAGGACCTCGCCCAGCTCTACTGGGACAAGCACGGCATCGAGACCGTCTCCGTCCGCATCGGCTCCTGCTTCCTGGAACCGGCGAACGTACGGATGCTGTCCGTCTGGATGAGCCCCGGCGACGGGGCCCGGCTCTTCCACGCCGCGCTCACCGCCGAGGACGTGCGGCACACCGTCGTCTACGGCTCCTCCGCCAACACCCGCCTGTGGTGGGACCTCTCGTCGGCCCGTGCCCTCGGCTACGAGCCGCGGGACGACTCCGAGCAGTACGCCGAGAAGCTGGTCGCCGAGCAGGGCGAGCTCGATCCCGCCAACCCGGACCACGCACACCTGGGCGGCCACTTCTGCACGAACCCGCCGGTGTGGCCGTACTGA
- a CDS encoding alpha/beta hydrolase family protein — translation MSETRKTLRGRALVPLLALALTLPLADGAASLAATPPGASDGRATSSVATAEAELPRPTGPFAVGRDTLHLVDKSRRDPWVPSAGARELMVSAYYPALPGSGRPARYMTKKEAQLLLTSGHMAGKVSAADYSGARTFARTDARPLQGRFPLVLLSPGFTTSRATLTHLAEDLASRGYVVATVDHAYEAAGAAFPGGRTLTCAACRTLTEPGVLKTVTTGRADDLSYVIDRLTGPKATWRYSHLIDPARIGAGGHSVGGAAALAAMAADHRVRAGLNMDGTFHTPATGLAGRPFLMLGTRAEHSAGGRDESWDRTWRGLDGWKRWLTVKGSGHFTFTDVPVLLGQLGAALPDAPLSGERSQRLTRAYVGAFFDQSLRGIPQPLLEGPDPADPEVAFERP, via the coding sequence ATGAGCGAAACCCGGAAGACCCTGCGTGGCCGTGCCCTCGTTCCGCTGCTCGCCCTGGCCCTGACCCTGCCCCTGGCCGACGGCGCGGCCTCCCTCGCCGCGACGCCGCCCGGCGCCTCGGATGGCCGGGCGACGTCGTCCGTGGCCACGGCGGAGGCCGAACTTCCCCGGCCCACCGGACCGTTCGCGGTCGGCCGCGACACCCTGCACCTCGTCGACAAGAGCCGCCGCGACCCCTGGGTGCCCTCGGCGGGCGCGCGGGAGCTGATGGTCTCGGCGTACTACCCCGCGCTGCCCGGATCGGGGCGCCCCGCCCGCTACATGACCAAGAAGGAGGCCCAACTCCTCCTGACGTCGGGGCACATGGCAGGGAAGGTGTCCGCCGCCGACTACAGCGGCGCCCGCACCTTCGCGCGTACCGACGCGCGCCCCCTCCAGGGACGGTTCCCGCTGGTCCTGCTCTCGCCCGGATTCACCACGTCCCGCGCCACGTTGACCCACCTCGCCGAGGACCTCGCCAGCCGCGGCTACGTCGTCGCCACCGTCGACCACGCCTACGAGGCCGCGGGCGCCGCGTTCCCCGGCGGCCGGACGCTGACCTGCGCGGCGTGCAGGACACTCACCGAGCCCGGCGTGCTCAAGACCGTCACCACGGGGCGCGCCGATGACCTCTCGTACGTCATCGACCGGCTGACGGGACCCAAGGCGACCTGGCGGTACTCCCACCTCATCGACCCCGCCCGGATCGGGGCGGGCGGCCACTCCGTGGGCGGGGCCGCCGCGCTCGCCGCCATGGCCGCGGACCACCGGGTGCGGGCGGGCCTGAACATGGACGGCACCTTCCACACGCCCGCCACCGGGCTAGCGGGGCGCCCGTTCCTGATGCTGGGCACCCGCGCCGAGCACAGCGCGGGCGGCAGGGACGAGAGCTGGGACCGCACCTGGCGGGGCCTGGACGGCTGGAAGCGGTGGCTGACGGTCAAGGGTTCCGGCCACTTCACCTTCACCGACGTCCCCGTCCTGCTCGGCCAGCTCGGCGCCGCCCTGCCCGACGCGCCGCTCTCCGGCGAGCGCTCCCAGCGCCTCACCCGCGCCTACGTCGGGGCCTTCTTCGACCAGTCCCTGCGCGGCATCCCCCAGCCGCTGCTCGAAGGCCCCGATCCGGCCGACCCCGAGGTCGCCTTCGAGCGTCCCTGA
- a CDS encoding 5-dehydro-4-deoxyglucarate dehydratase: MTSAPLATRLRVPSGPLFFPVTAFGPDGSVDVDVFRAHVREGVEAGAAAVFACCGTGEFHALTPEEFQECVAAAVAETAGRVPVVAGAGYGTALAVRYARLAEEAGADGLLAMPPYLVVAGQEGLVRHYTELAAATSLDVIVYQRDNAVFTPESVVELARAERVIGFKDGLGDMDLMQRTVSAVRGEGPHDFLYFNGLPTAELTGLAYRGIGVTLYSSAVFCFAPDIALAFHRAFNSRTEEGDAAVNRLIDGFYRPFVELRAEGRGYAVSLVKAGVRLGGLDVGPVRAPLHEPADDHVKRLAELVEQGRALLREGA, from the coding sequence GTGACGTCAGCCCCCCTCGCCACTCGACTTCGCGTCCCCAGCGGGCCGTTGTTCTTCCCGGTCACCGCGTTCGGGCCCGATGGATCCGTCGACGTCGACGTCTTCCGCGCCCATGTGCGCGAGGGCGTCGAGGCCGGTGCGGCGGCCGTGTTCGCCTGCTGCGGCACGGGCGAGTTCCACGCCCTGACGCCCGAGGAGTTCCAGGAGTGCGTCGCCGCGGCCGTCGCGGAGACGGCGGGCCGCGTGCCGGTCGTCGCGGGCGCCGGATACGGCACCGCGCTCGCCGTGCGGTACGCGCGCCTGGCCGAGGAGGCGGGCGCCGACGGGCTGCTCGCCATGCCGCCCTACCTCGTCGTCGCCGGACAGGAGGGCCTGGTCAGGCACTACACCGAACTCGCCGCGGCCACCTCCCTCGACGTCATCGTCTACCAGCGCGACAACGCCGTGTTCACCCCGGAGAGCGTCGTCGAACTCGCCCGCGCCGAGCGCGTCATCGGCTTCAAGGACGGGCTCGGCGACATGGACCTGATGCAGCGCACCGTCTCCGCCGTGCGCGGCGAAGGACCGCACGACTTCCTCTACTTCAACGGCCTGCCCACCGCCGAGCTGACGGGGCTCGCCTACCGCGGCATCGGCGTCACCCTCTACTCGTCGGCCGTCTTCTGCTTCGCGCCCGACATCGCGCTCGCCTTCCACCGGGCGTTCAACTCGCGTACGGAGGAGGGCGACGCGGCCGTGAACCGCCTCATCGACGGCTTCTACCGGCCCTTCGTCGAGCTGCGCGCCGAGGGGCGCGGCTACGCCGTCTCGCTCGTCAAGGCGGGCGTGCGGCTCGGCGGCCTCGACGTGGGACCCGTCCGCGCGCCGCTGCACGAGCCCGCCGACGATCACGTCAAGCGCCTGGCCGAACTCGTCGAGCAGGGCAGGGCGTTGCTGCGGGAGGGCGCGTGA
- a CDS encoding S28 family serine protease, whose product MRNKGISALVCAGLMAGAAVLGGAVPATAGTGAAARAGDAATDIRERLERIPGMTVVSVADKEGFPLYTLTYAQPVDHRKPKGATFTQRATLWHKDTGKPTVLYTGGYTLAGGTTALTKLIDANQVSVEHRYFAQSRPSGAAGDDWSKMTVQQEAADEHRLTRALRGIEKGKWLGTGASKGGMTATYHERFYPDDLDAVVAFVAPNDANNRDDSGYERFFETVGTKECRAALNAVQREMLVRRDALLPKFEADAKTNGDTFEETLGTTDRAYEFAVLDQVWNFWQSGTAADCPTVPDAKKAGDDELYDWSKKHGFSVYQDETLGTNGTGPYYRQAATQLGWADLKFKHLKDVRHYPDIYQPNSVLPAAMRGTYENKTIADVDRWVKTKGKRMMFIYGENDPWSAEKFTPSHRDSHRYVVPGANHGASIAKLPAAEQAEAVATIKRWADVK is encoded by the coding sequence GTGCGCAACAAGGGGATATCCGCGCTGGTCTGTGCCGGACTGATGGCGGGGGCCGCCGTGCTCGGCGGCGCGGTGCCCGCCACCGCGGGGACCGGCGCGGCGGCCCGGGCCGGTGACGCGGCGACCGACATCCGCGAGCGGCTCGAGAGGATTCCGGGCATGACGGTCGTCTCCGTCGCCGACAAGGAGGGCTTCCCTCTCTACACGCTCACGTACGCCCAGCCCGTCGACCACCGCAAGCCCAAGGGCGCCACCTTCACCCAGCGCGCCACGCTCTGGCACAAGGACACGGGCAAGCCGACCGTCCTCTACACCGGCGGCTACACCCTCGCGGGCGGCACCACCGCGCTCACCAAGCTCATCGACGCCAACCAGGTCAGCGTCGAGCACCGCTACTTCGCGCAGTCCCGCCCCTCGGGCGCCGCGGGCGACGACTGGTCCAAGATGACCGTCCAGCAGGAGGCCGCCGACGAGCACCGCCTCACCCGGGCGCTTCGCGGGATCGAGAAGGGCAAGTGGCTGGGCACCGGCGCCAGCAAGGGCGGCATGACGGCGACGTACCACGAGCGCTTCTACCCCGACGACCTCGACGCCGTCGTCGCGTTCGTCGCGCCCAACGACGCGAACAACCGCGACGACAGCGGCTACGAGCGCTTCTTCGAGACGGTCGGCACCAAGGAGTGCAGGGCCGCGCTCAACGCCGTACAGCGCGAGATGCTCGTACGCCGCGACGCCCTGCTCCCCAAGTTCGAGGCGGACGCCAAGACCAACGGCGACACCTTCGAAGAGACCCTCGGCACCACCGACCGGGCCTACGAGTTCGCCGTCCTGGACCAGGTGTGGAACTTCTGGCAGTCCGGCACCGCCGCCGACTGCCCGACCGTGCCCGACGCGAAGAAGGCGGGCGACGACGAGCTCTACGACTGGTCGAAGAAGCACGGCTTCAGCGTCTACCAGGACGAGACCCTCGGCACCAACGGCACGGGCCCCTACTACCGGCAGGCCGCCACCCAACTCGGCTGGGCCGACCTCAAGTTCAAGCACCTCAAGGACGTCCGCCACTACCCGGACATCTACCAGCCCAACTCGGTGCTGCCCGCCGCCATGCGCGGCACGTACGAGAACAAGACCATCGCCGACGTCGACCGCTGGGTGAAGACCAAGGGCAAGCGGATGATGTTCATCTACGGCGAGAACGACCCGTGGAGCGCGGAGAAGTTCACCCCGAGCCACCGCGACTCGCACCGCTACGTGGTGCCGGGCGCCAACCACGGCGCCTCGATCGCCAAGCTGCCCGCCGCCGAACAGGCCGAGGCCGTCGCGACGATCAAGCGCTGGGCGGACGTGAAGTAG
- a CDS encoding CPBP family intramembrane glutamic endopeptidase, with product MTISPDFSVAATTVTAALAAYLLLGEPWLGRRAYGSLARRRDTEPRALVRYFTFVLALWWALAAVAGAALLLSPAAAAADFGLAMPERPGYAVAIVLVIGAAAVASGRNFRDLAAQGKNVPGMAAIEAMLPRTTEERRLAIAVAVTDGFCAELVYRGLLIAFGVGALGLNLYAAAALSVLVYAVAGYYQGRQGVLVFGIFGAVLTGLYLATGSLLVPVAVHVILSMRDLMLPAPDKLRAAPAA from the coding sequence ATGACCATCTCGCCGGACTTCTCGGTTGCGGCCACGACCGTCACGGCCGCGCTCGCCGCCTATCTGCTGCTCGGCGAGCCCTGGCTCGGCCGTCGCGCGTACGGCTCGCTGGCCCGCCGCAGGGACACCGAACCCCGCGCCCTGGTCCGCTACTTCACCTTCGTGCTCGCGCTGTGGTGGGCCCTCGCCGCCGTCGCGGGCGCGGCGCTGCTGCTCTCGCCCGCCGCGGCCGCCGCCGACTTCGGCCTCGCGATGCCCGAGCGCCCCGGGTACGCCGTCGCCATCGTCCTGGTCATCGGGGCCGCCGCGGTCGCCTCGGGGCGGAACTTCCGCGACCTCGCCGCGCAGGGCAAGAACGTGCCGGGGATGGCCGCCATCGAGGCGATGCTGCCGCGCACCACCGAGGAGCGCAGGCTCGCGATCGCCGTCGCCGTGACCGACGGCTTCTGCGCCGAACTGGTCTACCGCGGCCTCCTGATCGCCTTCGGCGTCGGTGCCCTCGGCCTCAACCTCTATGCGGCGGCGGCCCTTTCGGTCCTCGTCTACGCGGTCGCCGGGTACTACCAGGGCCGCCAGGGCGTCCTCGTCTTCGGTATCTTCGGGGCGGTGCTCACCGGTCTCTACCTCGCGACGGGCAGCCTGCTCGTCCCGGTCGCCGTGCACGTGATCCTCTCGATGCGCGACCTGATGCTCCCCGCGCCGGACAAGCTGCGCGCGGCGCCCGCCGCATGA